In Sphaeramia orbicularis chromosome 7, fSphaOr1.1, whole genome shotgun sequence, one genomic interval encodes:
- the slc66a1 gene encoding lysosomal amino acid transporter 1 homolog yields MCADGVLTRSFSSSVDAQGSSNISSLCPNGSQWVLDVLGECAQDGRDMASIYLGLLSILCFMVSSLPQYYSSCKTGNMDSALSIWFLLLWLGGDTCNLVGSYLADQLPLQTYTAVYYVAADLLMLAMYFYYKLKNRADQRRAVVHVVGVACILSFAGGFAHLPGLRSRQETVSAGFRGRALLSTSDSGSVRAFTPKEIVGFSIGSVSSVLYLCSRLPQIYTNFKRKSTEGVSYFLFALVILGNTTYGLSVLLKNPDQGQGESSYMIHHLPWLIGSLGTLSLDIVISIQFIIYRKAPKRHVDDNGVDETSPLMGS; encoded by the exons ATGTGTGCAGACGGCGTCCTCACTCGTTCTTTCAGTTCTTCAGTGGACGCTCAGGGCTCCTCGAACATCTCCTCGTTGTGTCCTAATGGTTCTCAGTGGGTGTTGGACGTCCTGGGGGAGTGTGCCCAGGATGGGAGGGACATGGCCAGCATCTACCTGGGCCTGCTGTCCATCCTCTGCTTCATGGTGTCTTCACTACC gCAGTACTACAGCTCCTGTAAAACAGGGAACATGGACAGTGCTCTGTCCATCTGGTTCCTGCTGCTGTGGTTGGGGGGGGACACCTGTAACCTGGTGGGCTCTTATCTGGCAGACCAGCTCCCCCTGCAG ACGTACACTGCGGTGTATTACGTGGCTGCGGACCTGCTGATGTTGGCCATGTACTTCTACTACAAACTGAAGAACAGAGCGGACCAAC GCAGGGCCGTCGTACATGTTGTGGGCGTGGCTTGTATCCTGAGCTTCGCCGGCGGCTTCGCTCACCTCCCAGGACTGAGATCCCGACAGGAAACGGTGTCGGCCGGATTCAGAGGCCGAGCTCTGCTGTCAACGTCTGACAGCGGTTCTGTAAGG GCGTTTACACCCAAAGAAATCGTGGGCTTTTCCATCGGGTCGGTGTCGTCGGTGCTGTACCTGTGCTCCAGACTGCCTCAGATCTACACTAAT TTTAAGAGGAAGTCCACAGAGGGCGTGTCCTACTTCCTGTTTGCGCTGGTCATCCTGGGGAACACCACGTACGGCCTGAGCGTGTTACTGAAGAACCCGGACCAAGGCCAGGGCGAGAGCAGCTACATGATCCACCACCTGCCCTGGCTCATCGGCAGCCTGGGAACCCTGTCCTTGGACATCGTC ATCTCCATCCAGTTCATAATTTATCGCAAAGCTCCAAAACGTCACGTGGACGACAACGGTGTGGACGAGACTTCGCCCTTGATGGGCAGTTAG